One Aegilops tauschii subsp. strangulata cultivar AL8/78 chromosome 7, Aet v6.0, whole genome shotgun sequence genomic window carries:
- the LOC109755461 gene encoding pre-mRNA-processing factor 39-1, which translates to MPTTTAPAPPPRAAARPVFFPGRIPSHHAPPPLPLRRHAGTAYWALPDAEDQRAPPPSPLDAVEAGLGSDPAEVLPPPPPHLPGGAPYDRAQTASGSAYGTSGEATGYQAAGATEDGAAAVEMADPMWDVVTLDCLDVDAWTALIEETERIAESDILKIRKVYDAFRAEFPLCFGYWKKYADHEGRLDGVNKVFEVYERAVLAVTYSVDIWCNYCQFAISTYNDPDVIRRLFNRGLAYVGTDYGSNTLWDEYIKNEESLQAWSHLAVVYTRILEHPIKQLDRYFNCVQASQNFAPDDSFIPLKNTRSKQHHHEII; encoded by the exons ATGCCTACGACAAcggcgccggcgccaccacctCGCGCGGCCGCGCGGCCGGTATTCTTCCCCGGCCGTATCCCGAGCCACCACGCGCCTCCTCCCCTGCCGCTCCGCCGCCATGCCGGGACGGCGTACTGGGCCTTGCCGGACGCCGAGGACCAGCGG GCTCCCCCACCGTCGCCCTTGGACGCCGTGGAGGCGGGTCTGGGCAGCGACCCGGCCGAGGTTCTCCCACCGCCACCCCCGCATCTCCCGGGGGGCGCCCCTTACGACAGGGCGCAGACAGCCAGCGGATCCGCGTACGGGACCTCCGGCGAGGCAACGGGCTACCAGGCCGCGGGGGCCACGgaggacggcgccgccgccgtcgagaTGGCCGATCCCATG TGGGATGTTGTCACCTTGGATTGCTTAGACGTCGATGCTTGGACCGCACTTATTGAAGAGACGGAGAGGATTGCTGAG AGCGACATATTAAAAATACGGAAAGTGTATGATGCATTCCGTGCGGAGTTCCCTCTGTGCTTTGGCTATTGGAAGAAATATGCAGATCATGAAGGCCGTCTAGATGGTGTCAATAAAGTTTTTGAGGTGTATGAACGGGCAGTTCTTGCAGTTACTTATTCAGTGGACATATGGTGTAATTATTGTCAGTTTGCGATCTCAACATACAATGACCCAGATGTCATCAGAAG ACTGTTTAATCGGGGTTTGGCATATGTTGGAACAGATTATGGTTCCAATACTTTGTGGGATGAGTACATCAAGAATGAAGAATCACTTCAAGCATGGAGTCATCTAGCTGTGGTATACACAAGAATACTAGAGCACCCTATAAAACAGCTTGATCGGTACTTTAAT